From Erigeron canadensis isolate Cc75 chromosome 8, C_canadensis_v1, whole genome shotgun sequence, one genomic window encodes:
- the LOC122609815 gene encoding titin homolog isoform X1, whose product MDPTTTVTPPPQNNPDTPPDIISNNDDGSSINNNSQSNTSSGGCQNMNNLKSLALKLAAGMLPAHQSLLQRHLDDIFPDELIVPDHPPYSDMILTALWELKAEGGATGTSEEAISEFIKKEYHELPWAHATILNHHLKDLHMKGRITMKQNRFYLCPSSVTKPTPAPTLCSSPMSSSYSSSPTSVYSSPTSSSTSFSCGPSYERPKSKRRRQRRKNPVGRGGKTVQVRGRGRGRGRTPKKMQVGQDKEEEEKETGFLVEGRTKVIIGQNVCGKRNEDVKYKGESVGVRRSGRRKHDVCNEKSLPCEQAKKGTKEQGQKRKHYNVVWIGRRVRKLTEFERDLLEDESGDEVTGIEDNAAREKDVEMIGSDTEIVEQYEQKEAKTAINVKQTWPIKNQKSDIIKKQNDMSGEQVESQRQSKDETHKRFHVQGQQQNESTEQDQLLNQEVQTADGQDSVTMQCEERLIVAGVGNLNNDTVTEPIHLEEQHENGYKLEENQEVQTIFEQDVQMMQCEAQANIAGVGNLNIDTVTKQIRPEERHKKDNSLEKENQEDQSLVEQDVVMMQCEAQIIGAGEGNLNDDTVTEEIQADERNKKVNKPEEENQKDQTLVEQNAVMMQCEAHAVVAGVGNLNDDTAREEIRLNECRKKGNKLEEENQENETLVEQDVLMMQSEAQAIVADVGNLNDDTITEQIRPEERCKKGNNLEEANQDQSPVEQDVVMMQCEAQTIGAGAGNLNDDTAAEEIRLDERHKKGNKLEEENQEDQTLVEQDAVMMQCEAHAIVAGVGKLNDDTVKEEIQPEEQHRNGNKVEKEIIEQDVVMMKCEVPSIVGVEKQHDDTVKEQIWSEEPNKGNKSEELNHSREQCTERNRGPLRSCGQDRLQNEEAKSAEERTQQGERTEGNQTENVPVTGTEVQQDQEMHQSETQARQTCVTENVSEEQQLASEKHLQPQDQCTEENKSQQHEQQGNVVGQVQLQGEVKVAEDELQQEQPHNVEEKDNGPVHDVSTGQQDFVITQTGSEVEGDSEECKTSEVHQDQIGMQETLASDLRPQHEGLDNAVLQEEYKQRLPLKKRLRSSCTYEETIPNTQNQLDLVTPPVRRSQRNHKTVPEAVGKTEKGPDHSKEQLQQSGGSRPSTRNSKIAEAEQLSNSRKTRSRGL is encoded by the exons ATGGACCCCACCACCACCGTTACGCCACCACCGCAAAATAACCCTGACACTCCACCCGATATAATCAGCAACAACGACGATGGTTCATCCATTAATAATAACAGCCAATCGAATACTAGTAGCGGTGGGTGCCAGAACATGAATAACTTGAAATCACTAGCCTTGAAGCTGGCAGCAGGAATGTTGCCAGCTCATCAATCGCTTCTCCAACGACACTTGGATGATATTTTCCCCGACGAGCTTATCGTCCCCGACCATCCTCCTTATTCCGAT ATGATATTAACAGCCCTGTGGGAGTTGAAAGCAGAAGGTGGTGCTACCGGTACTAGCGAGGAAGCCATTTCAGAATTCATTAAAAAGGAATACCATGAATTGCCATGGGCACATGCTACCATTTTAAATCATCATCTGAAAGATCTTCACATGAAAGGAAGGATTACCATGAAACAAAACAGATTCTATCTATGTCCATCATCAGTTACTAAACCCACACCTGCTCCTACCCTTTGTTCAAGCCCCATGTCAAGCTCTTATTCTAGTTCACCAACTAGTGTTTACTCTAGCCCAACTTCATCCAGTACTAGCTTTAGCTGTGGACCTTCTTATGAAAGGCCCAAGTCAAAGAGGAGGAGGCAGAGGAGAAAGAATCCCGTGGGAAGAGGGGGTAAGACAGTTCAGGTGAGGGGTAGAGGTAGGGGTAGGGGTAGAACACCCAAGAAGATGCAAGTGGGTCAAGAcaaagaggaggaggagaaagaaacAGGGTTCTTAGTTGAAGGTCGAACCAAAGTGATCATAGGTCAAAATGTTTGCGGAAAAAGGAATGAAGATGTAAAATACAAGGGAGAAAGTGTAGGAGTGAGGAGGTCAGGAAGAAGGAAACATGATGTTTGTAATGAAAAAAGTCTACCATGTGAACAAGCTAAGAAAGGAACGAAAGAGCAAGGTCAAAAAAGAAAACACTATAACGTGGTGTGGATTGGACGGAGAGTACGAAAATTAACAGAATTTGAGAGAGACCTTCTTGAGGACGAGTCTGGTGACGAGGTCACTGGGATAGAAGATAATGCCGCTAGAGAGAAAGATGTTGAGATGATTGGCAGTGATACTGAAATAGTTGAACAATACGAACAGAAAGAAGCAAAAACTGCAATAAATGTGAAACAAACCTGGCCAATAAAAAACCAGAAGTCTGATATTATCAAGAAACAAAATGACATGAGCGGAGAACAAGTTGAGTCGCAAAGACAAAGCAAGGATGAAACTCATAAAAGATTTCACGTCCAGGGGCAACAACAAAATGAAAGTACAGAACAGGATCAACTGCTGAACCAAGAAGTTCAAACGGCTGATGGGCAAGATTCAGTGACGATGCAATGTGAAGAACGACTAATAGTTGCTGGTGTGGGAAACCTAAATAATGATACAGTTACAGAACCAATTCATCTTGAAGAACAACACGAAAACGGTTACAAACTAGAAGAGAACCAGGAAGTTCAAACGATTTTTGAGCAAGATGTGCAAATGATGCAATGTGAAGCACAGGCAAATATTGCTGGTGTGGGAAACCTAAATATAGATACAGTTACAAAACAAATTCGACCTGAAGAACGACACAAAAAAGATAACAGCTTGGAAAAAGAGAACCAAGAAGATCAATCGCTTGTTGAGCAAGATGtggtgatgatgcaatgtgaAGCACAAATAATAGGTGCTGGTGAGGGAAACTTAAATGATGATACAGTCACAGAAGAAATTCAAGCTGATGAACGAAACaaaaaagttaacaaaccgGAAGAAGAGAACCAAAAGGATCAAACGCTTGTTGAGCAAAATGCGGTGATGATGCAATGCGAAGCACACGCAGTAGTTGCTGGTGTGGGAAACCTAAATGATGATACAGCGAGAGAAGAAATTCGACTTAATGAATGTCGCAAAAAAGGTAACAAACTGGAAGAagagaaccaagagaatgaaacGCTTGTTGAGCAAGATGTGTTGATGATGCAATCAGAAGCACAAGCAATAGTTGCTGACGTGGGAAACCTAAATGATGATACAATTACAGAACAAATTCGACCTGAAGAACGATGCAAAAAAGGTAACAACTTGGAAGAAGCCAACCAAGATCAATCGCCTGTTGAGCAAGATGTGGTTATGATGCAATGTGAAGCACAAACAATAGGTGCTGGTGCGGGAAACCTAAATGACGATACAGCCGCAGAAGAAATTCGACTTGATGAACGACATAAAAAAGGTAACAAACTGGAAGAAGAGAATCAAGAAGATCAAACTCTTGTTGAGCAAGATGcggtgatgatgcaatgtgaAGCACACGCAATAGTCGCTGGTGTGGGAAAACTAAATGATGATACAGTGAAAGAAGAAATTCAACCCGAAGAACAACACAGAAATGGTAACAAAGTGGAAAAAGAGATTATTGAGCAAGATGTGGTGATGATGAAATGTGAAGTACCATCAATAGTTGGTGTGGAAAAGCAGCATGATGATACAGTTAAGGAACAGATTTGGTCTGAAGAACCCAACAAGGGCAACAAAAGTGAAGAATTAAATCATTCACGTGAGCAATGCACTGAAAGGAATAGAGGTCCCCTTCGATCTTGTGGGCAAGATCGACTGCAAAATGAAGAAGCCAAGTCAGCTGAAGAGAGAACTCAGCAGGGAGAACGAACAGAAGGAAATCAGACAGAAAATGTGCCCGTAACTGGTACTGAAGTGCAACAAGATCAAGAGATGCATCAAAGTGAAACACAAGCTAGACAGACATGTGTCACAGAGAATGTATCAGAAGAGCAACAACTTGCCTCTGAAAAGCATCTTCAGCCACAAGACCAATGCACAGAAGAGAACAAATCTCAGCAGCATGAGCAACAAGGGAATGTCGTAGGACAAGTTCAGCTACAAGGAGAAGTTAAAGTTGCTGAAGATGAACTTCAACAAGAACAGCCACACAATGTAGAAGAGAAAGATAATGGACCAGTGCATGATGTATCTACTGGCCAACAggattttgtgataacacaaacTGGATCAGAAGTGGAAGGGGACAGTGAGGAATGTAAAACCTCAGAAGTGCACCAGGATCAGATAGGAATGCAAGAAACTTTAGCATCTGATCTGCGCCCTCAACATGAAGGACTAGACAATGCAGTGCTTCAGGAAGAATATAAGCAGAGGCTGCCATTGAAAAAAAGACTGAGGTCTAGCTGCACGTATGAAGAGACAATTCCGAATACGCAG AACCAACTTGACCTAGTGACACCTCCTGTCCGCCGaagccagaggaatcataaaaCAGTTCCAGAAGCAGTTGGAAAAACTGAG AAGGGTCCTGATCATTCTAAAGAGCAATTACAACAATCAGGAGGCTCAAGGCCCTCCACGAGGAATTCCAAAATTGCTGAAGCTGAGCAATTGTCAAACTCGCGGAAGACTAGGAGTAGAGGTTTATGA
- the LOC122609815 gene encoding titin homolog isoform X3, which translates to MILTALWELKAEGGATGTSEEAISEFIKKEYHELPWAHATILNHHLKDLHMKGRITMKQNRFYLCPSSVTKPTPAPTLCSSPMSSSYSSSPTSVYSSPTSSSTSFSCGPSYERPKSKRRRQRRKNPVGRGGKTVQVRGRGRGRGRTPKKMQVGQDKEEEEKETGFLVEGRTKVIIGQNVCGKRNEDVKYKGESVGVRRSGRRKHDVCNEKSLPCEQAKKGTKEQGQKRKHYNVVWIGRRVRKLTEFERDLLEDESGDEVTGIEDNAAREKDVEMIGSDTEIVEQYEQKEAKTAINVKQTWPIKNQKSDIIKKQNDMSGEQVESQRQSKDETHKRFHVQGQQQNESTEQDQLLNQEVQTADGQDSVTMQCEERLIVAGVGNLNNDTVTEPIHLEEQHENGYKLEENQEVQTIFEQDVQMMQCEAQANIAGVGNLNIDTVTKQIRPEERHKKDNSLEKENQEDQSLVEQDVVMMQCEAQIIGAGEGNLNDDTVTEEIQADERNKKVNKPEEENQKDQTLVEQNAVMMQCEAHAVVAGVGNLNDDTAREEIRLNECRKKGNKLEEENQENETLVEQDVLMMQSEAQAIVADVGNLNDDTITEQIRPEERCKKGNNLEEANQDQSPVEQDVVMMQCEAQTIGAGAGNLNDDTAAEEIRLDERHKKGNKLEEENQEDQTLVEQDAVMMQCEAHAIVAGVGKLNDDTVKEEIQPEEQHRNGNKVEKEIIEQDVVMMKCEVPSIVGVEKQHDDTVKEQIWSEEPNKGNKSEELNHSREQCTERNRGPLRSCGQDRLQNEEAKSAEERTQQGERTEGNQTENVPVTGTEVQQDQEMHQSETQARQTCVTENVSEEQQLASEKHLQPQDQCTEENKSQQHEQQGNVVGQVQLQGEVKVAEDELQQEQPHNVEEKDNGPVHDVSTGQQDFVITQTGSEVEGDSEECKTSEVHQDQIGMQETLASDLRPQHEGLDNAVLQEEYKQRLPLKKRLRSSCTYEETIPNTQNQLDLVTPPVRRSQRNHKTVPEAVGKTEKGPDHSKEQLQQSGGSRPSTRNSKIAEAEQLSNSRKTRSRGL; encoded by the exons ATGATATTAACAGCCCTGTGGGAGTTGAAAGCAGAAGGTGGTGCTACCGGTACTAGCGAGGAAGCCATTTCAGAATTCATTAAAAAGGAATACCATGAATTGCCATGGGCACATGCTACCATTTTAAATCATCATCTGAAAGATCTTCACATGAAAGGAAGGATTACCATGAAACAAAACAGATTCTATCTATGTCCATCATCAGTTACTAAACCCACACCTGCTCCTACCCTTTGTTCAAGCCCCATGTCAAGCTCTTATTCTAGTTCACCAACTAGTGTTTACTCTAGCCCAACTTCATCCAGTACTAGCTTTAGCTGTGGACCTTCTTATGAAAGGCCCAAGTCAAAGAGGAGGAGGCAGAGGAGAAAGAATCCCGTGGGAAGAGGGGGTAAGACAGTTCAGGTGAGGGGTAGAGGTAGGGGTAGGGGTAGAACACCCAAGAAGATGCAAGTGGGTCAAGAcaaagaggaggaggagaaagaaacAGGGTTCTTAGTTGAAGGTCGAACCAAAGTGATCATAGGTCAAAATGTTTGCGGAAAAAGGAATGAAGATGTAAAATACAAGGGAGAAAGTGTAGGAGTGAGGAGGTCAGGAAGAAGGAAACATGATGTTTGTAATGAAAAAAGTCTACCATGTGAACAAGCTAAGAAAGGAACGAAAGAGCAAGGTCAAAAAAGAAAACACTATAACGTGGTGTGGATTGGACGGAGAGTACGAAAATTAACAGAATTTGAGAGAGACCTTCTTGAGGACGAGTCTGGTGACGAGGTCACTGGGATAGAAGATAATGCCGCTAGAGAGAAAGATGTTGAGATGATTGGCAGTGATACTGAAATAGTTGAACAATACGAACAGAAAGAAGCAAAAACTGCAATAAATGTGAAACAAACCTGGCCAATAAAAAACCAGAAGTCTGATATTATCAAGAAACAAAATGACATGAGCGGAGAACAAGTTGAGTCGCAAAGACAAAGCAAGGATGAAACTCATAAAAGATTTCACGTCCAGGGGCAACAACAAAATGAAAGTACAGAACAGGATCAACTGCTGAACCAAGAAGTTCAAACGGCTGATGGGCAAGATTCAGTGACGATGCAATGTGAAGAACGACTAATAGTTGCTGGTGTGGGAAACCTAAATAATGATACAGTTACAGAACCAATTCATCTTGAAGAACAACACGAAAACGGTTACAAACTAGAAGAGAACCAGGAAGTTCAAACGATTTTTGAGCAAGATGTGCAAATGATGCAATGTGAAGCACAGGCAAATATTGCTGGTGTGGGAAACCTAAATATAGATACAGTTACAAAACAAATTCGACCTGAAGAACGACACAAAAAAGATAACAGCTTGGAAAAAGAGAACCAAGAAGATCAATCGCTTGTTGAGCAAGATGtggtgatgatgcaatgtgaAGCACAAATAATAGGTGCTGGTGAGGGAAACTTAAATGATGATACAGTCACAGAAGAAATTCAAGCTGATGAACGAAACaaaaaagttaacaaaccgGAAGAAGAGAACCAAAAGGATCAAACGCTTGTTGAGCAAAATGCGGTGATGATGCAATGCGAAGCACACGCAGTAGTTGCTGGTGTGGGAAACCTAAATGATGATACAGCGAGAGAAGAAATTCGACTTAATGAATGTCGCAAAAAAGGTAACAAACTGGAAGAagagaaccaagagaatgaaacGCTTGTTGAGCAAGATGTGTTGATGATGCAATCAGAAGCACAAGCAATAGTTGCTGACGTGGGAAACCTAAATGATGATACAATTACAGAACAAATTCGACCTGAAGAACGATGCAAAAAAGGTAACAACTTGGAAGAAGCCAACCAAGATCAATCGCCTGTTGAGCAAGATGTGGTTATGATGCAATGTGAAGCACAAACAATAGGTGCTGGTGCGGGAAACCTAAATGACGATACAGCCGCAGAAGAAATTCGACTTGATGAACGACATAAAAAAGGTAACAAACTGGAAGAAGAGAATCAAGAAGATCAAACTCTTGTTGAGCAAGATGcggtgatgatgcaatgtgaAGCACACGCAATAGTCGCTGGTGTGGGAAAACTAAATGATGATACAGTGAAAGAAGAAATTCAACCCGAAGAACAACACAGAAATGGTAACAAAGTGGAAAAAGAGATTATTGAGCAAGATGTGGTGATGATGAAATGTGAAGTACCATCAATAGTTGGTGTGGAAAAGCAGCATGATGATACAGTTAAGGAACAGATTTGGTCTGAAGAACCCAACAAGGGCAACAAAAGTGAAGAATTAAATCATTCACGTGAGCAATGCACTGAAAGGAATAGAGGTCCCCTTCGATCTTGTGGGCAAGATCGACTGCAAAATGAAGAAGCCAAGTCAGCTGAAGAGAGAACTCAGCAGGGAGAACGAACAGAAGGAAATCAGACAGAAAATGTGCCCGTAACTGGTACTGAAGTGCAACAAGATCAAGAGATGCATCAAAGTGAAACACAAGCTAGACAGACATGTGTCACAGAGAATGTATCAGAAGAGCAACAACTTGCCTCTGAAAAGCATCTTCAGCCACAAGACCAATGCACAGAAGAGAACAAATCTCAGCAGCATGAGCAACAAGGGAATGTCGTAGGACAAGTTCAGCTACAAGGAGAAGTTAAAGTTGCTGAAGATGAACTTCAACAAGAACAGCCACACAATGTAGAAGAGAAAGATAATGGACCAGTGCATGATGTATCTACTGGCCAACAggattttgtgataacacaaacTGGATCAGAAGTGGAAGGGGACAGTGAGGAATGTAAAACCTCAGAAGTGCACCAGGATCAGATAGGAATGCAAGAAACTTTAGCATCTGATCTGCGCCCTCAACATGAAGGACTAGACAATGCAGTGCTTCAGGAAGAATATAAGCAGAGGCTGCCATTGAAAAAAAGACTGAGGTCTAGCTGCACGTATGAAGAGACAATTCCGAATACGCAG AACCAACTTGACCTAGTGACACCTCCTGTCCGCCGaagccagaggaatcataaaaCAGTTCCAGAAGCAGTTGGAAAAACTGAG AAGGGTCCTGATCATTCTAAAGAGCAATTACAACAATCAGGAGGCTCAAGGCCCTCCACGAGGAATTCCAAAATTGCTGAAGCTGAGCAATTGTCAAACTCGCGGAAGACTAGGAGTAGAGGTTTATGA
- the LOC122609815 gene encoding titin homolog isoform X2: protein MDPTTTVTPPPQNNPDTPPDIISNNDDGSSINNNSQSNTSSGGCQNMNNLKSLALKLAAGMLPAHQSLLQRHLDDIFPDELIVPDHPPYSDMILTALWELKAEGGATGTSEEAISEFIKKEYHELPWAHATILNHHLKDLHMKGRITMKQNRFYLCPSSVTKPTPAPTLCSSPMSSSYSSSPTSVYSSPTSSSTSFSCGPSYERPKSKRRRQRRKNPVGRGGKTVQVRGRGRGRGRTPKKMQVGQDKEEEEKETGFLVEGRTKVIIGQNVCGKRNEDVKYKGESVGVRRSGRRKHDVCNEKSLPCEQAKKGTKEQGQKRKHYNVVWIGRRVRKLTEFERDLLEDESGDEVTGIEDNAAREKDVEMIGSDTEIVEQYEQKEAKTAINVKQTWPIKNQKSDIIKKQNDMSGEQVESQRQSKDETHKRFHVQGQQQNESTEQDQLLNQEVQTADGQDSVTMQCEERLIVAGVGNLNNDTVTEPIHLEEQHENGYKLEENQEVQTIFEQDVQMMQCEAQANIAGVGNLNIDTVTKQIRPEERHKKDNSLEKENQEDQSLVEQDVVMMQCEAQIIGAGEGNLNDDTVTEEIQADERNKKVNKPEEENQKDQTLVEQNAVMMQCEAHAVVAGVGNLNDDTAREEIRLNECRKKGNKLEEENQENETLVEQDVLMMQSEAQAIVADVGNLNDDTITEQIRPEERCKKGNNLEEANQDQSPVEQDVVMMQCEAQTIGAGAGNLNDDTAAEEIRLDERHKKGNKLEEENQEDQTLVEQDAVMMQCEAHAIVAGVGKLNDDTVKEEIQPEEQHRNGNKVEKEIIEQDVVMMKCEVPSIVGVEKQHDDTVKEQIWSEEPNKGNKSEELNHSREQCTERNRGPLRSCGQDRLQNEEAKSAEERTQQGERTEGNQTENVPVTGTEVQQDQEMHQSETQARQTCVTENVSEEQQLASEKHLQPQDQCTEENKSQQHEQQGNVVGQVQLQGEVKVAEDELQQEQPHNVEEKDNGPVHDVSTGQQDFVITQTGSEVEGDSEECKTSEVHQDQIGMQETLASDLRPQHEGLDNAVLQEEYKQRLPLKKRLRSSCTYEETIPNTQNQLDLVTPPVRRSQRNHKTVPEAVGKTEGPDHSKEQLQQSGGSRPSTRNSKIAEAEQLSNSRKTRSRGL from the exons ATGGACCCCACCACCACCGTTACGCCACCACCGCAAAATAACCCTGACACTCCACCCGATATAATCAGCAACAACGACGATGGTTCATCCATTAATAATAACAGCCAATCGAATACTAGTAGCGGTGGGTGCCAGAACATGAATAACTTGAAATCACTAGCCTTGAAGCTGGCAGCAGGAATGTTGCCAGCTCATCAATCGCTTCTCCAACGACACTTGGATGATATTTTCCCCGACGAGCTTATCGTCCCCGACCATCCTCCTTATTCCGAT ATGATATTAACAGCCCTGTGGGAGTTGAAAGCAGAAGGTGGTGCTACCGGTACTAGCGAGGAAGCCATTTCAGAATTCATTAAAAAGGAATACCATGAATTGCCATGGGCACATGCTACCATTTTAAATCATCATCTGAAAGATCTTCACATGAAAGGAAGGATTACCATGAAACAAAACAGATTCTATCTATGTCCATCATCAGTTACTAAACCCACACCTGCTCCTACCCTTTGTTCAAGCCCCATGTCAAGCTCTTATTCTAGTTCACCAACTAGTGTTTACTCTAGCCCAACTTCATCCAGTACTAGCTTTAGCTGTGGACCTTCTTATGAAAGGCCCAAGTCAAAGAGGAGGAGGCAGAGGAGAAAGAATCCCGTGGGAAGAGGGGGTAAGACAGTTCAGGTGAGGGGTAGAGGTAGGGGTAGGGGTAGAACACCCAAGAAGATGCAAGTGGGTCAAGAcaaagaggaggaggagaaagaaacAGGGTTCTTAGTTGAAGGTCGAACCAAAGTGATCATAGGTCAAAATGTTTGCGGAAAAAGGAATGAAGATGTAAAATACAAGGGAGAAAGTGTAGGAGTGAGGAGGTCAGGAAGAAGGAAACATGATGTTTGTAATGAAAAAAGTCTACCATGTGAACAAGCTAAGAAAGGAACGAAAGAGCAAGGTCAAAAAAGAAAACACTATAACGTGGTGTGGATTGGACGGAGAGTACGAAAATTAACAGAATTTGAGAGAGACCTTCTTGAGGACGAGTCTGGTGACGAGGTCACTGGGATAGAAGATAATGCCGCTAGAGAGAAAGATGTTGAGATGATTGGCAGTGATACTGAAATAGTTGAACAATACGAACAGAAAGAAGCAAAAACTGCAATAAATGTGAAACAAACCTGGCCAATAAAAAACCAGAAGTCTGATATTATCAAGAAACAAAATGACATGAGCGGAGAACAAGTTGAGTCGCAAAGACAAAGCAAGGATGAAACTCATAAAAGATTTCACGTCCAGGGGCAACAACAAAATGAAAGTACAGAACAGGATCAACTGCTGAACCAAGAAGTTCAAACGGCTGATGGGCAAGATTCAGTGACGATGCAATGTGAAGAACGACTAATAGTTGCTGGTGTGGGAAACCTAAATAATGATACAGTTACAGAACCAATTCATCTTGAAGAACAACACGAAAACGGTTACAAACTAGAAGAGAACCAGGAAGTTCAAACGATTTTTGAGCAAGATGTGCAAATGATGCAATGTGAAGCACAGGCAAATATTGCTGGTGTGGGAAACCTAAATATAGATACAGTTACAAAACAAATTCGACCTGAAGAACGACACAAAAAAGATAACAGCTTGGAAAAAGAGAACCAAGAAGATCAATCGCTTGTTGAGCAAGATGtggtgatgatgcaatgtgaAGCACAAATAATAGGTGCTGGTGAGGGAAACTTAAATGATGATACAGTCACAGAAGAAATTCAAGCTGATGAACGAAACaaaaaagttaacaaaccgGAAGAAGAGAACCAAAAGGATCAAACGCTTGTTGAGCAAAATGCGGTGATGATGCAATGCGAAGCACACGCAGTAGTTGCTGGTGTGGGAAACCTAAATGATGATACAGCGAGAGAAGAAATTCGACTTAATGAATGTCGCAAAAAAGGTAACAAACTGGAAGAagagaaccaagagaatgaaacGCTTGTTGAGCAAGATGTGTTGATGATGCAATCAGAAGCACAAGCAATAGTTGCTGACGTGGGAAACCTAAATGATGATACAATTACAGAACAAATTCGACCTGAAGAACGATGCAAAAAAGGTAACAACTTGGAAGAAGCCAACCAAGATCAATCGCCTGTTGAGCAAGATGTGGTTATGATGCAATGTGAAGCACAAACAATAGGTGCTGGTGCGGGAAACCTAAATGACGATACAGCCGCAGAAGAAATTCGACTTGATGAACGACATAAAAAAGGTAACAAACTGGAAGAAGAGAATCAAGAAGATCAAACTCTTGTTGAGCAAGATGcggtgatgatgcaatgtgaAGCACACGCAATAGTCGCTGGTGTGGGAAAACTAAATGATGATACAGTGAAAGAAGAAATTCAACCCGAAGAACAACACAGAAATGGTAACAAAGTGGAAAAAGAGATTATTGAGCAAGATGTGGTGATGATGAAATGTGAAGTACCATCAATAGTTGGTGTGGAAAAGCAGCATGATGATACAGTTAAGGAACAGATTTGGTCTGAAGAACCCAACAAGGGCAACAAAAGTGAAGAATTAAATCATTCACGTGAGCAATGCACTGAAAGGAATAGAGGTCCCCTTCGATCTTGTGGGCAAGATCGACTGCAAAATGAAGAAGCCAAGTCAGCTGAAGAGAGAACTCAGCAGGGAGAACGAACAGAAGGAAATCAGACAGAAAATGTGCCCGTAACTGGTACTGAAGTGCAACAAGATCAAGAGATGCATCAAAGTGAAACACAAGCTAGACAGACATGTGTCACAGAGAATGTATCAGAAGAGCAACAACTTGCCTCTGAAAAGCATCTTCAGCCACAAGACCAATGCACAGAAGAGAACAAATCTCAGCAGCATGAGCAACAAGGGAATGTCGTAGGACAAGTTCAGCTACAAGGAGAAGTTAAAGTTGCTGAAGATGAACTTCAACAAGAACAGCCACACAATGTAGAAGAGAAAGATAATGGACCAGTGCATGATGTATCTACTGGCCAACAggattttgtgataacacaaacTGGATCAGAAGTGGAAGGGGACAGTGAGGAATGTAAAACCTCAGAAGTGCACCAGGATCAGATAGGAATGCAAGAAACTTTAGCATCTGATCTGCGCCCTCAACATGAAGGACTAGACAATGCAGTGCTTCAGGAAGAATATAAGCAGAGGCTGCCATTGAAAAAAAGACTGAGGTCTAGCTGCACGTATGAAGAGACAATTCCGAATACGCAG AACCAACTTGACCTAGTGACACCTCCTGTCCGCCGaagccagaggaatcataaaaCAGTTCCAGAAGCAGTTGGAAAAACTGAG GGTCCTGATCATTCTAAAGAGCAATTACAACAATCAGGAGGCTCAAGGCCCTCCACGAGGAATTCCAAAATTGCTGAAGCTGAGCAATTGTCAAACTCGCGGAAGACTAGGAGTAGAGGTTTATGA